Proteins encoded by one window of Micromonospora coxensis:
- a CDS encoding helix-turn-helix transcriptional regulator, translating to MVKPTRITNSIRALRAAHGDLTQAELARRIGVTRQTVIAIEQGRYSPSLEMAFQIAGVFGVPLTDVFHYPQEES from the coding sequence GTGGTGAAGCCGACCCGGATCACCAACTCCATCCGCGCCCTGCGCGCCGCGCACGGCGACCTGACCCAGGCCGAGCTGGCCCGCCGCATCGGCGTCACCCGACAGACCGTCATCGCCATCGAGCAGGGCCGCTACTCGCCCTCGCTGGAGATGGCCTTCCAGATCGCCGGCGTCTTCGGCGTACCGCTCACCGACGTGTTCCACTACCCGCAGGAGGAATCGTGA
- a CDS encoding glycosyltransferase, with protein MRLLFASLASVGHTYPLIPLATAARDAGHEVHFAAGEAVHAPLAANGLRPFRPADAFYDIYAEDLEPELARLRPDLVVHEWGLPGAAVAAHRAGIPSIWHGFGRMFPAGIGLEPPVAAGEVPRLPHLDICPPSLQDRHFLATEDRIGLRPVPYSAPGARPTRARGGRPLVYLTLGTVFGTPELLRTIVEGLARLDADVVVAAGRVPPEQLGDVPDDVSVHDWVPQAELLPSVDVVVHHGGSGTTLGALVVGAPQLVLPQGADQFANAEAVSAAGAGLRLLPEQVSADLVADHVARLLPRHPDGGHRDAARALAEEIARMPSPEEVARRLPDHLDRP; from the coding sequence ATGCGTCTGCTGTTCGCCAGCCTCGCGTCGGTCGGGCACACGTACCCGCTGATCCCCCTCGCGACCGCGGCGCGCGATGCCGGGCACGAGGTGCACTTCGCCGCCGGTGAGGCGGTGCACGCCCCGCTGGCCGCGAACGGGCTGCGGCCCTTCCGGCCGGCGGACGCGTTCTACGACATCTACGCCGAGGACCTGGAGCCGGAACTGGCCCGGTTACGGCCCGACCTCGTGGTGCACGAGTGGGGACTGCCGGGGGCGGCCGTCGCCGCGCACCGGGCCGGGATCCCGAGCATCTGGCACGGATTCGGGCGGATGTTCCCGGCGGGCATCGGTCTGGAACCACCCGTGGCCGCCGGCGAGGTGCCACGACTCCCGCACCTCGACATCTGCCCGCCCTCCCTGCAGGACCGGCACTTCCTCGCCACCGAGGACCGCATCGGGCTGCGTCCGGTCCCGTACTCCGCGCCGGGCGCCCGCCCGACCAGGGCGCGAGGCGGCAGGCCGTTGGTCTACCTGACCCTCGGTACGGTCTTCGGGACCCCGGAGTTGCTCCGCACGATCGTCGAGGGCCTGGCGAGGCTGGACGCGGACGTGGTGGTCGCCGCCGGCCGGGTACCCCCCGAGCAGCTCGGCGACGTGCCGGACGACGTCTCCGTCCACGACTGGGTGCCACAGGCGGAGCTGTTGCCGTCCGTCGACGTGGTCGTGCACCACGGTGGCAGCGGCACCACCCTCGGCGCGCTCGTCGTCGGGGCGCCGCAGTTGGTCCTGCCCCAGGGCGCCGACCAGTTCGCCAACGCCGAGGCGGTCAGCGCCGCCGGGGCCGGACTGCGGCTCCTGCCCGAACAGGTGAGCGCGGACCTCGTCGCCGACCACGTCGCGCGGCTGCTGCCGCGGCACCCGGACGGGGGCCATCGGGACGCCGCCCGCGCGCTCGCCGAGGAGATCGCCCGGATGCCCTCCCCGGAGGAGGTGGCCCGCCGGCTTCCGGACCACCTCGACCGGCCGTGA
- a CDS encoding nucleotidyltransferase domain-containing protein, with product MHPTVRRYLDDLVDAARDVLGDDLVGAYAAGSVALDAYQPGRSDVDVALVVADRLDVARRRELVARLRHEALPCPARGLELVVYTRAVARSGTAEPGFEVELNSGARMPFRATLDPADRPAADGRFWYGLDRSILHQTGYALLGPPAVEVFADLGPDDLRRLLVEALRWWLALPAPGAPEPTASVQAVPGPAAPEPSAPGRSLPRSVASGPAEPGPAAPGPAGNGSEADRPAGDPPLPGAEDAVLGACRSLVRLRDGVWLSKVAAGRRIAATGAYPELIARCVAARSGGTPPGGAQARDFQRWVLRQVLDLS from the coding sequence GTGCACCCGACCGTCCGGCGGTACCTCGACGACCTGGTGGACGCCGCCCGTGACGTCCTCGGCGACGACCTGGTCGGCGCGTACGCGGCCGGGTCGGTCGCGCTCGACGCGTACCAGCCGGGCCGCAGCGACGTCGACGTGGCGCTCGTGGTCGCCGACCGGCTCGACGTCGCCCGTCGGCGGGAGTTGGTGGCCCGGCTGCGGCACGAGGCCCTGCCGTGCCCGGCGCGCGGTCTGGAGCTGGTCGTCTACACCCGTGCGGTGGCCCGGTCGGGCACCGCGGAGCCGGGGTTCGAGGTCGAGCTGAACTCCGGGGCGCGGATGCCGTTCCGCGCCACCCTCGACCCCGCCGACCGGCCCGCCGCCGACGGCCGTTTCTGGTACGGCCTGGACCGCAGCATCCTGCACCAGACCGGGTACGCCCTGCTCGGCCCACCCGCCGTCGAGGTCTTCGCCGACCTGGGCCCGGACGACCTGCGCCGGCTGCTCGTCGAGGCGTTGCGCTGGTGGCTCGCCCTACCCGCACCCGGCGCGCCAGAACCCACCGCGTCCGTGCAGGCCGTGCCCGGTCCGGCCGCGCCAGAACCTTCCGCGCCCGGGCGGTCCCTGCCCCGATCCGTCGCGTCCGGACCGGCCGAGCCGGGACCGGCCGCGCCCGGGCCGGCCGGGAACGGGTCCGAGGCGGACCGGCCGGCCGGGGACCCACCGCTGCCGGGGGCGGAGGACGCGGTGCTCGGCGCCTGCCGGTCCCTGGTCCGGCTGCGCGACGGCGTCTGGCTGTCGAAGGTCGCCGCCGGGCGGCGGATCGCGGCGACCGGGGCGTACCCGGAGCTGATCGCCCGCTGCGTGGCGGCCCGCAGCGGCGGCACCCCACCGGGTGGCGCGCAGGCCCGCGACTTCCAGCGGTGGGTGCTGCGTCAGGTGCTCGACCTGAGCTGA
- a CDS encoding helix-turn-helix domain-containing protein, which yields MGSSTEDDTAAAFVRELTHWRHQRRLSKKELAERTGFDPSYVSHIENGRHQPTEEFARRVELALDSGNRIWQRYVAFAGTRGPAGRASGLGPTAVPPPAGPHLVIDDERADLSLVDGGYECRFRRVLHSVGTEPITRHTVQIDIDRFPDDPARSTAFHSRHPLTLDEVAFQASLGAERPEPMRWRVTRSRDAFMKIALLFESGGAPAPLYPGQRTVIHYAYRVPVWKFGDWLQRDIRLPTRRLTVRLDFPAVTRPTVWASETSFTSESTTDVTPFRQEREGVVAYEWEVPRPRLRAQYRVHWRYGDPAAALAGADVPAELRGPDPEARARAC from the coding sequence ATGGGTAGCTCCACAGAGGACGACACGGCTGCGGCTTTCGTACGGGAGCTCACGCACTGGCGCCACCAACGCCGGCTGTCCAAGAAGGAACTGGCGGAGCGGACCGGCTTCGACCCGTCGTACGTCAGCCACATCGAGAACGGACGGCACCAGCCCACCGAGGAGTTCGCCCGCCGGGTCGAACTGGCCCTGGACAGCGGCAACCGGATCTGGCAGCGCTACGTCGCGTTCGCCGGCACCCGAGGGCCGGCCGGCCGGGCCTCCGGGCTCGGCCCCACCGCCGTACCCCCGCCGGCCGGGCCACACCTGGTCATCGACGACGAGCGGGCCGACCTGTCCCTGGTCGACGGCGGGTACGAGTGCCGCTTCCGACGGGTGCTGCACAGCGTCGGCACCGAGCCGATCACCCGGCACACCGTGCAGATCGACATCGACCGGTTCCCCGACGACCCGGCCCGCTCAACCGCCTTCCACAGCCGGCACCCGCTCACCCTGGACGAGGTGGCCTTCCAGGCGTCCCTCGGCGCCGAGCGGCCCGAGCCGATGCGCTGGCGGGTGACCCGCAGCCGGGACGCCTTCATGAAGATCGCCCTGCTGTTCGAGAGCGGCGGCGCCCCGGCGCCCCTCTACCCCGGGCAACGCACCGTGATCCACTACGCCTACCGGGTGCCGGTGTGGAAGTTCGGCGACTGGCTGCAACGCGACATCCGGCTGCCCACCCGCCGGCTCACCGTACGGCTGGACTTCCCCGCCGTCACCCGACCGACGGTCTGGGCCAGCGAGACCTCCTTCACCTCGGAGAGCACCACGGACGTCACCCCCTTCCGGCAGGAACGCGAGGGCGTGGTGGCGTACGAGTGGGAGGTCCCCCGCCCCCGGCTGCGCGCCCAGTACCGGGTGCACTGGCGCTACGGCGACCCGGCGGCGGCCCTGGCCGGGGCCGACGTGCCGGCGGAGCTGCGCGGCCCGGACCCGGAGGCCCGGGCGAGGGCCTGCTGA
- a CDS encoding alpha/beta fold hydrolase, which produces MTRDGEPGAEFAHRADNRRVAYEVTGAPDGHPVILMHGTPGSRRGPKPRHIVLYRLGVRLIAYDRPGYGDSERREGRDVADAARDVEAIADHLGLERFAIAGRSGGGPHALACAADGALRDRVTRVAVLVSFAPADAPQLDWFAGMNSDNVRGFGGREHLDTAAMIAQIRRRAERAAEDPRFLLEELMVQMSAADRRAVNDAALRRLIADNYEEALRAGPYGWIDDVLALRRSWKFDLAAIDTTATPVRLWHGAEDTFAPVGHARWLAGQIPGAQIEVQPGAAHFNAVEELPRVLRWLTDVDSPTCHELLIGTRRAQ; this is translated from the coding sequence GTGACCCGAGATGGCGAGCCTGGGGCCGAATTCGCCCACCGCGCCGACAACCGGCGGGTGGCGTACGAGGTCACCGGCGCGCCCGACGGGCACCCTGTCATCCTCATGCACGGCACCCCCGGCAGCCGGCGCGGACCCAAGCCCCGGCACATCGTGCTCTACCGCCTCGGTGTGCGCCTCATCGCCTACGACCGCCCCGGCTACGGCGACTCGGAGCGGCGCGAGGGGCGTGACGTGGCGGACGCCGCACGCGACGTGGAGGCGATCGCCGACCATCTCGGACTGGAGCGCTTCGCCATCGCCGGGCGCTCCGGCGGCGGTCCGCACGCCCTCGCCTGCGCGGCCGACGGCGCGCTGCGCGACCGGGTGACCCGGGTCGCGGTGCTGGTCAGCTTCGCCCCCGCCGACGCGCCTCAGCTCGACTGGTTCGCCGGGATGAACAGCGACAACGTGCGCGGGTTCGGCGGCCGGGAACACCTCGACACGGCGGCGATGATCGCACAGATCCGGCGCCGCGCCGAGCGGGCCGCCGAGGACCCGAGGTTCCTGCTGGAGGAGCTGATGGTGCAGATGAGCGCGGCGGACCGGCGGGCGGTCAACGACGCCGCGCTGCGGCGGCTCATCGCCGACAACTACGAGGAGGCGCTGCGCGCCGGCCCGTACGGGTGGATCGACGACGTGCTGGCGTTGCGCCGCAGCTGGAAGTTCGACCTCGCCGCGATCGACACCACCGCCACCCCGGTACGGCTGTGGCACGGCGCGGAGGACACCTTCGCCCCGGTCGGGCACGCCCGCTGGCTCGCCGGGCAGATCCCGGGCGCGCAGATCGAGGTGCAGCCCGGCGCGGCGCACTTCAACGCCGTGGAGGAGCTGCCCCGCGTGCTGCGCTGGCTCACCGACGTGGACTCCCCGACCTGCCACGAGCTGCTGATCGGCACCCGGCGCGCTCAGTAG
- a CDS encoding FIMAH domain-containing protein: MSAAPGPRRLDAEAPTSVLPVVPGDGPRRHRVAGDGQRLMWLAVAGALVVVLVAALTVAFSGDDPAPGQARPAPTAVVGADPLVVGDEPSPIEEVTPSPTASPTPRPSPPSARPADLVAGLQAALDRLRRQGELRDGAADELDKRLRDIRRRLGQPAKAREKLREFAEKLVDLRAAGRISAGGYDLLAVGTAQLAQALPR, translated from the coding sequence GTGTCCGCCGCCCCCGGTCCTCGCCGCCTCGATGCCGAGGCGCCCACCTCCGTCCTGCCGGTCGTGCCCGGCGACGGCCCGCGACGGCACCGGGTCGCCGGGGACGGACAGCGGCTCATGTGGCTGGCCGTGGCGGGGGCGCTCGTCGTGGTGCTGGTCGCCGCGCTGACGGTGGCCTTCAGCGGTGACGATCCGGCCCCCGGCCAGGCCCGGCCGGCGCCCACCGCCGTCGTCGGCGCCGACCCCCTCGTCGTCGGCGACGAGCCGTCGCCGATCGAGGAGGTGACCCCGTCGCCCACCGCGTCCCCGACACCGCGCCCGTCCCCGCCGTCGGCCCGCCCCGCCGACCTGGTGGCCGGACTCCAGGCGGCGCTCGATCGGCTGCGCCGGCAGGGCGAACTGCGCGACGGCGCCGCCGACGAGCTGGACAAGCGGCTGCGCGACATCCGCCGGAGGCTGGGCCAGCCGGCCAAGGCGCGGGAGAAGCTGCGCGAGTTCGCCGAGAAGCTGGTCGACCTCCGCGCGGCGGGCAGGATCAGCGCGGGTGGGTACGACCTCCTCGCCGTCGGGACGGCGCAACTGGCCCAGGCGCTGCCCCGCTGA
- a CDS encoding anti-sigma-D factor RsdA produces the protein MSERWRGDGEELDLATVTHDDLLLDALGQGTDQPDGDDLGVMLAAWRDDLGAGVDEDAARTPDGDPLLDRLGAGVLPPAAPGVPPAPAPVRQRAVRRRVLRLAAAAVAAVVLTTGLGIGSREAGPSHPLWSLTKVLHPERAQVRVVEDTIDRAREAIAAGRFDDAAQLLDRARRDLVRVGDPAEADRLRAEIDAVQRELSAPGCPGWPQCAPSVPSSPPQAPSAGVPGGGASPAPRATAGKPPAASSPSPAPSPSSGGGIVPPLPGLPLPTASGPSALPSLPGLPLPTVDLPG, from the coding sequence ATGAGCGAGCGCTGGCGCGGCGACGGCGAGGAGTTGGACCTCGCCACCGTCACCCACGACGATCTGCTGCTCGACGCGCTCGGGCAGGGCACGGACCAGCCCGACGGCGACGACCTCGGCGTGATGCTGGCCGCCTGGCGTGACGACCTCGGCGCGGGTGTCGACGAGGACGCTGCCCGCACGCCGGACGGCGACCCTCTCCTGGACCGGCTCGGCGCCGGCGTCCTTCCGCCGGCGGCCCCGGGCGTCCCCCCGGCGCCCGCACCGGTCCGGCAGCGAGCGGTACGGCGGCGTGTCCTGCGGCTGGCCGCCGCCGCGGTCGCCGCCGTGGTGCTGACGACGGGGCTGGGGATCGGCAGCCGCGAGGCGGGACCGTCCCACCCGCTCTGGTCGCTGACGAAGGTCCTCCACCCCGAGCGGGCGCAGGTACGCGTCGTCGAGGACACCATCGACCGCGCGCGGGAGGCGATCGCGGCGGGACGGTTCGACGATGCCGCGCAGTTGCTCGACCGGGCCCGCCGGGACCTGGTCCGGGTCGGGGATCCCGCCGAGGCCGACCGGCTGCGGGCCGAGATCGACGCCGTGCAGCGGGAACTGTCCGCCCCGGGGTGCCCGGGGTGGCCGCAGTGCGCGCCCTCGGTGCCGTCGTCCCCACCGCAGGCCCCGTCCGCCGGCGTCCCCGGCGGTGGCGCGTCCCCGGCGCCCCGTGCCACTGCCGGGAAGCCACCGGCAGCGTCCTCACCCTCGCCGGCGCCGTCGCCGTCCTCCGGGGGTGGCATCGTCCCGCCGTTGCCCGGGCTTCCCCTGCCGACGGCATCCGGCCCGTCGGCGCTGCCGTCGCTGCCCGGTCTGCCACTGCCCACCGTGGACCTGCCCGGCTGA
- a CDS encoding NAD(P)-dependent alcohol dehydrogenase has product MKALVQDRYGSADVLRLRDVERPRPAEDQVLVRVHAAGVDPGVWHLMTGLPYPVRLASGLRRPRHRVPGMDLAGVVEAVGARVTRLAPGDEVYGTGTGSFAEYALAPAHRLARKPAGLSFAEAAAVPASGQTALTAVRDAARVGSGQRVLVIGAAGGVGHFAVQLAVAAGAHVTGVCGPAKTDLVRSLGAVEVVDHTWEEITDRGLRYDVVVDTAGNRPLARLRRALTPTGTLVLVGGESVGGRLFRGFDRQLRALLLSPLVRQRLVPLVAKESTDNLDALTALIDNGQLRPVVDRTWPLIETAEAIRHVEGGHARGKNVVLP; this is encoded by the coding sequence GTGAAGGCCCTGGTCCAGGACCGCTACGGCAGCGCCGACGTGCTCCGGCTCCGCGACGTCGAGCGGCCCCGGCCCGCCGAGGACCAGGTGCTGGTCCGGGTGCACGCCGCCGGCGTCGACCCCGGCGTGTGGCACCTGATGACCGGTCTGCCGTACCCGGTGCGCCTCGCCTCCGGGCTGCGCCGCCCCCGCCACCGCGTCCCCGGCATGGACCTGGCCGGCGTCGTCGAGGCCGTCGGCGCCCGGGTCACCCGGCTCGCCCCCGGCGACGAGGTCTACGGCACCGGCACCGGCAGCTTCGCCGAGTACGCCCTCGCACCCGCGCACCGGCTCGCCCGCAAACCGGCCGGCCTCAGCTTCGCCGAGGCCGCCGCCGTGCCGGCCTCCGGCCAGACCGCGCTCACCGCCGTCCGCGACGCCGCCCGGGTCGGCTCCGGCCAGCGCGTGCTCGTCATCGGCGCGGCCGGCGGCGTGGGCCACTTCGCCGTCCAACTCGCCGTGGCCGCCGGGGCGCACGTGACCGGCGTCTGCGGCCCCGCCAAGACCGACCTCGTACGCTCCCTCGGCGCGGTCGAGGTCGTCGACCACACCTGGGAGGAGATCACCGACCGGGGCCTGCGTTACGACGTCGTCGTCGACACCGCCGGCAACCGCCCGCTGGCCCGGCTGCGCCGGGCCCTCACCCCCACCGGCACGCTGGTCCTCGTCGGCGGCGAGTCGGTCGGCGGACGCCTGTTCCGCGGCTTCGACCGGCAGCTGCGCGCCCTGCTGCTGTCCCCACTGGTACGTCAGCGCCTCGTCCCGCTGGTCGCCAAGGAGAGCACCGACAACCTCGACGCGCTGACCGCGCTGATCGACAACGGTCAGCTCCGCCCGGTCGTCGACCGGACCTGGCCGCTCATCGAGACGGCCGAGGCCATCCGGCACGTCGAGGGCGGGCACGCCCGGGGCAAGAACGTCGTCCTGCCCTGA
- a CDS encoding diacylglycerol/lipid kinase family protein yields MSSTTTRPGTRAGTAATTGTVAVVAHRRKTLGGGLDELRATLVSAGVARLLWYEVPKSRKAPKKVRRALEKGAELIFVWGGDGMVQRCADTLAGSDAVMAILPAGTANLFAANLGIPGDLTEAVRIGLHGRRRRLDLGRLNGEHFAVMAGAGFDGDLIREADRKLKGRLGRVAYVWTGLRHVRGELVRTRIRVDGADWFDGEASCVLFGNVGTITGGVPAFDDARPDDGALEIGVSTADGAIDWARTLGRMATGHSADSPFVRITRGRKVKVRFAAPKTYELDGGARARTKRLKVKVVPAALTVCCPEADS; encoded by the coding sequence ATGAGCAGCACCACCACGCGCCCGGGCACCCGCGCCGGGACCGCCGCGACCACCGGCACCGTCGCGGTCGTCGCCCACCGCAGGAAGACCCTCGGCGGCGGCCTCGACGAACTGCGCGCCACGCTGGTGTCCGCCGGCGTCGCCCGCCTGCTCTGGTACGAGGTGCCGAAGAGCCGCAAGGCCCCGAAGAAGGTTCGCCGGGCGCTGGAGAAGGGCGCCGAGCTGATCTTCGTGTGGGGCGGTGACGGCATGGTCCAGCGCTGCGCGGACACCCTCGCCGGCTCGGACGCCGTGATGGCGATCCTGCCCGCCGGCACCGCCAACCTGTTCGCCGCCAACCTGGGCATCCCCGGTGATCTGACCGAGGCGGTCCGGATCGGGCTGCACGGCCGCCGACGCCGGCTCGACCTGGGTCGGCTCAACGGCGAGCACTTCGCGGTGATGGCCGGCGCCGGTTTCGACGGCGACCTGATCCGGGAGGCCGACCGCAAGCTCAAGGGCAGGCTCGGCCGGGTCGCGTACGTCTGGACCGGCCTGCGCCACGTGCGCGGTGAGCTGGTCCGGACCCGGATCCGGGTCGACGGCGCCGACTGGTTCGACGGCGAGGCGAGCTGCGTGCTCTTCGGCAACGTCGGCACCATCACCGGGGGCGTGCCGGCCTTCGACGACGCCCGGCCCGACGACGGCGCCCTGGAGATCGGCGTCTCCACCGCCGACGGCGCGATCGACTGGGCCCGCACCCTGGGCCGGATGGCGACCGGCCACTCGGCGGACTCGCCGTTCGTCCGGATCACCCGGGGGCGCAAGGTGAAGGTCCGCTTCGCCGCGCCGAAGACGTACGAGTTGGACGGCGGCGCGCGGGCGCGCACGAAACGTCTGAAGGTGAAGGTGGTGCCGGCGGCGTTGACGGTCTGCTGCCCCGAGGCGGACAGTTGA
- a CDS encoding coiled-coil domain-containing protein has product MSNGDEPFALRDDVAGRPHFETALRGYDKRQVDRYVEQTDGQLAAVTAERDQAAGQLHGLTTHIQRLQAEVTELRQRPAQVDRASFRDLGPMVDQILALAEKQAGVITESATQRANTLQAEAEKVLAEARERTAQALRDLDEELAARRAEQDKAYEERRSVAESELAEIHERAERLRAEGEAAHERAQQEAKRISEQTAKQITQTRAAAEALTKAARTQIQQEIQAARTQSQQELAQLHANAEKEIAELRAAAEQELAEHRAAAEQELTNQHSAAEQQIQSLIAEAQQYATEVRQRADEQVAGHQEQLTAVQQEIAERQQTLGQVREELETARQQLAEIQQEGDTAERDLMQAQRRLEEVRRNLATETKRLEEARQAADSVERHAKDVRARVQREAKRVADLAAAAVMAAAAGGSETAEFPVVTARPPVEPPVEENREERRGQLTADRPAPEPYVPAAAHRPEVVGS; this is encoded by the coding sequence ATGTCCAACGGCGACGAGCCGTTCGCGCTGCGTGACGACGTGGCCGGGCGGCCGCATTTCGAGACGGCCCTGCGCGGCTACGACAAGCGGCAGGTGGACCGGTACGTCGAGCAGACGGACGGCCAGCTGGCGGCGGTGACGGCGGAGCGCGACCAGGCCGCCGGTCAGCTGCACGGCCTGACCACGCACATCCAGCGTCTGCAGGCGGAGGTGACCGAGCTGCGCCAGCGGCCGGCGCAGGTCGACCGGGCCTCCTTCCGGGATTTGGGGCCGATGGTCGACCAGATCCTGGCGCTGGCCGAGAAGCAGGCCGGGGTGATCACCGAGTCGGCGACGCAGCGGGCGAACACCCTGCAGGCGGAGGCGGAGAAGGTGCTGGCCGAGGCGCGCGAGCGGACCGCCCAGGCGCTGCGTGACCTGGACGAGGAACTGGCCGCGCGCCGGGCCGAGCAGGACAAGGCGTACGAGGAGCGCCGGTCGGTGGCCGAGTCGGAGCTGGCCGAGATCCACGAACGCGCGGAGCGGCTGCGGGCCGAGGGCGAGGCCGCGCACGAGCGCGCCCAGCAGGAGGCGAAGCGGATCAGCGAGCAGACCGCGAAGCAGATCACCCAGACCCGGGCCGCCGCGGAGGCGCTGACCAAGGCGGCGCGTACCCAGATCCAGCAGGAGATCCAGGCGGCGCGTACGCAGAGCCAGCAGGAGCTGGCCCAGTTGCACGCCAACGCGGAGAAGGAGATCGCCGAGCTGCGGGCGGCGGCCGAGCAGGAGCTGGCCGAGCACCGGGCGGCGGCCGAGCAGGAGCTGACCAACCAGCACAGCGCCGCCGAGCAGCAGATCCAGTCGCTGATCGCGGAGGCGCAGCAGTACGCGACGGAGGTGCGTCAGCGCGCCGACGAGCAGGTGGCCGGACACCAGGAGCAGCTGACCGCGGTGCAGCAGGAGATCGCGGAACGGCAGCAGACGCTCGGCCAGGTCCGGGAGGAGCTGGAGACCGCCCGGCAGCAGCTCGCCGAGATCCAGCAGGAGGGCGACACCGCCGAGCGGGACCTGATGCAGGCCCAGCGACGCCTGGAGGAGGTCCGCCGGAACCTGGCGACGGAGACCAAGCGGCTGGAGGAGGCGCGGCAGGCGGCCGACTCGGTGGAGCGGCACGCCAAGGACGTGCGGGCGCGGGTGCAGCGCGAGGCGAAGCGGGTGGCCGACCTGGCCGCCGCCGCGGTGATGGCCGCCGCCGCGGGCGGCTCGGAGACCGCGGAGTTCCCGGTCGTCACGGCCCGCCCGCCCGTGGAGCCGCCGGTGGAGGAGAACCGGGAGGAGCGTCGCGGGCAGCTCACCGCCGACCGGCCGGCGCCCGAGCCGTACGTGCCGGCGGCGGCGCACCGGCCGGAGGTGGTGGGTAGCTGA